A section of the Mastomys coucha isolate ucsf_1 unplaced genomic scaffold, UCSF_Mcou_1 pScaffold15, whole genome shotgun sequence genome encodes:
- the Dolk gene encoding dolichol kinase produces MTRRCPPQAPESGFALSGSVLAEAAVVFAVVLSIHAVVWDRYSWCAVALAVQAFYVQYKWDRLLQQGNAVFQFRMSANSGLLPASMVMPLLGLVMKERCQTAGNPYFERFGIVVAATGMAVALFSSVLALGITRPVPMNTCAISGLAGGIIIYIMKHSLSVGEVIEVLEVLLIFVYLNMILLYLLPRCFTPGEALLVLGGISFVLNQLIKRSLTESQGDPVDFFLLVVVVGMVLMGVFFSTLFVFMDSGTWASSIFFHLMTCVLGLGVVLPWLHWLIRRNPLLWLLQFLFYTETRIYLLAYWSLLATVACLVVLYQNAKRSSSESKKHNAPTITRKYFHFIVVATYIPGIIFDRPLLYVAATVCLAVFIFLEYVRYFRIKPLGHTLRSLLSLFLDERDSGPLILTHIYLLLGMSLPIWLIPRPCTQKDSLGGARALVPYAGVLAVGVGDTVASIFGSTMGEIRWPGTKKTFEGTMTSIFAQIISVALILIFDSGVDLNYSYAWILGSISTVSLLEAYTTQIDNLLLPLYLLILLMA; encoded by the coding sequence ATGACCCGACGGTGCCCTCCCCAAGCCCCGGAGTCTGGGTTTGCGCTGAGCGGGTCAGTGCTGGCGGAAGCTGCAGTGGTGTTCGCAGTGGTGCTGAGCATCCACGCTGTAGTGTGGGACCGGTACTCCTGGTGCGCCGTGGCCCTCGCAGTGCAGGCCTTCTACGTCCAGTACAAGTGGGACCGGCTGCTCCAGCAGGGGAATGCTGTTTTCCAATTCCGAATGTCCGCGAACAGTGGCTTACTGCCGGCCTCCATGGTCATGCCTTTGCTTGGGCTGGTCATGAAGGAGCGCTGCCAGACTGCAGGAAACCCATACTTCGAGCGCTTCGGCATTGTGGTTGCAGCCACTGGCATGGCAGTGGCCCTCTTCTCCTCGGTGTTGGCACTGGGCATTACTCGCCCGGTGCCCATGAATACTTGTGCCATCTCGGGTTTGGCCGGAGGCATTATCATTTATATTATGAAGCACTCGCTCAGTGTGGGCGAGGTGATCGAGGTCCTGGAAGTCCTGCTAATATTTGTTTATCTCAACATGATCCTGCTGTACCTGCTGCCCCGCTGCTTCACTCCCGGGGAGGCACTGCTGGTATTGGGTGGCATTAGCTTCGTCCTCAACCAACTCATCAAGCGCTCTCTGACTGAAAGCCAGGGGGACCCAGTGGACTTCTtcctgttggtggtggtggtagggatgGTGCTCATGGGTGTCTTTTTCAGCACCCTCTTTGTCTTCATGGATTCAGGCACCTGGGCCTCTTCCATCTTCTTCCACCTCATGACCTGTGTGCTGGGCCTTGGTGTGGTTCTGCCCTGGCTGCACTGGCTCATTCGTAGGAACCCCCTGCTCTGGCTTCTTCAGTTCCTCTTCTACACCGAAACTCGCATCTACCTCCTAGCCTATTGGTCTTTGCTGGCCACCGTGGCCTGCCTGGTGGTGCTGTACCAGAATGCCAAGCGGTCATCTTCTGAGTCCAAGAAGCACAACGCTCCTACCATTACAAGAAAGTATTTCCACTTCATTGTGGTAGCCACTTACATCCCAGGCATCATCTTTGACCGGCCACTGCTGTATGTGGCTGCCACTGTATGTCTGGCAGTCTTCATCTTCCTGGAATATGTGCGCTATTTCCGAATCAAGCCCTTGGGTCACACTCTTCGAAGCCTTCTGTCCCTCTTCCTAGATGAACGAGACAGTGGACCTCTTATCCTAACACACATCTACCTGCTTCTGGGCATGTCTCTTCCCATTTGGCTGATCCCCAGACCCTGTACACAGAAGGACAGCCTGGGAGGAGCAAGAGCCCTGGTCCCCTATGCTGGGGTCCtggctgtgggtgtgggtgaTACTGTGGCCTCCATATTTGGCAGTACCATGGGAGAGATccgctggcctggaactaagaaAACATTCGAGGGGACCATGACATCTATATTTGCACAAATCATCTCTGTAGCTCTGATCTTAATCTTTGACAGTGGAGTAGACCTGAACTACAGTTATGCTTGGATTTTGGGGTCCATCAGCACTGTATCCCTTCTGGAAGCATACACTACTCAAATAGACAATCTCCTGTTGCCTCTCTACCTACTGATATTGCTGATGGCCTAG